In Oreochromis aureus strain Israel breed Guangdong linkage group 15, ZZ_aureus, whole genome shotgun sequence, a single genomic region encodes these proteins:
- the zpax1 gene encoding zona pellucida protein AX 1, producing the protein MWRLKNILLWNLVAAVIVLGQAWPNTKLASQSSSGIKADCLGNLMRLSMDKALAVGNQLVVEAINGTQRVLLTPSLAAQCGYSMESDPWGNTRIYTSLMGCFVDNKDDATFKIGLKLQMYSQRPSDVVTHDVSQTCSYTRWAPKEVLCDRNYMEVSNYLMKSNPQTKRPAQDQNVDSNLLEDSGASHGIWKMTFFTPEPVVMVPREAEQAGYSAMTTSTRLIMRSPYNTPETFSEDVAGIPMEVFKVSVYNKAESGLGIVNLAAACPTGGVLFTESVISWYIPRRMTPLMDGTFRIVEMHMGINGQRLDRSQMAARGYTLSTTDFHIVAEIPVGSPDGYYKSHAPEYQYHVTYTVEPMLEVLWRADGTQNDIKYKVLFPITTPLMPRPPHAEDYTVPEDGLFSVRLGSFLHDVELKNITFFTGVLTVEESNARGLIVQEHIYTNGTKGFSLQVAFDADVVLKTNPEPLVTTYSLPLTFGLLILPEGTSFAHEVTLQASLQDVVLPALTGTCDQKHFYIRVKYGSQGRNFETTVGTRQLTPELAKAYKLQENRTHLHLRVPYTAQDSNFELVSSVSIQARLDIVLWEPNNQWVLGDLSLACSFPLMTTKCYPNGTITAVAVKLESVPSLVPSQLTLKDRSCRPVFSDDRFARFSFSADSCGTSRTFFDNYMLYQNEISLYHKVTAKTSPAEPEYRQTIYCYYMVNKTQTVAFSHKPRSYDPRAEIGTGLLMVQMRLARDAAYEHFYQAQDYPLKKYLRDPLFFEVVLMQSTDPQLELIVENCWATRQEDRTSVPRWDIIVNSCENRDDTHVTVFHPVMDNVAMPSHVKRFSMRMFTFTNDNEVLRDQIYVHCDAVICNTNGPPDGICRGQCVHPTGAKGTKFQGLKGAKREQRSTESAHQWQLSSGPILLSN; encoded by the exons ATGTGGCGGCTTAAAAACAT TTTATTATGGAACTTGGTGGCTGCAGTAATTGTTTTAGGTCAAGCATGGCCAAATACGAAGCTCGCTTCACAGTCAA GCAGTGGTATAAAGGCAGACTGTTTAGGAAATCTAATGAGGCTGTCAATGGACAAGGCTCTAGCAGTGGGGAACCAGCTTGTAGTGGAAGCCATCA ATGGCACCCAGCGTGTCTTGTTGACACCCAGCCTGGCTGCTCAGTGTGGGTACAGCATGGAGTCTGACCCCTGGGGTAACACAAGAATCTACACATCTCTGATGGGCTGCTTTGTGGACAACAAG GATGATGCAACATTTAAAATTGGCTTGAAACTCCAAATGTACAGCCAGAGGCCATCAGATGTGGTAACTCATGATGTGAGTCAGACGTGCAGCTACACTCGCTGGGCCCCTAAAGAGGTTCTCTGTGACAGGAACTACATGGAA GTGTCAAACTACTTGATGAAATCTAATCCACAAACTAAGCGGCCGGCTCAGGATCAAAACGTTGACTCCAATCTGCTTGAG GACTCTGGTGCATCACATGGTATCTGGAAGATGACATTTTTCACCCCTGAACCAGTGGTAATGGTGCCGAGGGAGGCTGAACAAGCTGGCTACAGTGCAATGACTACCTCAACCAGATTGATTATGCGAAGCCCTTACAATACACCAGAGACCTTCTCGGAGGAT GTGGCTGGAATCCCCATGGAAGTCTTCAAGGTGAGCGTCTACAACAAGGCAGAAAGTGGTCTGGGTATCGTGAACTTGGCAGCAGCTTGTCCCACAG GGGGCGTCCTCTTCACTGAGAGTGTGATCTCTTGGTACATCCCTCGCCGCATGACCCCTCTGATGGACGGCACATTCAGAATTGTAGAGATGCACATGGGCATCAATGGGCAGAGGCTGGATAGGTCTCAGATGGCTGCGAGAGGGTACACACTATCCACCACAGACTTTCACATTGTTGCCGAGATCCCAGTGGGCTCACCCGACGGTTACTACAAG AGTCATGCCCCAGAATACCAGTACCATGTCACCTACACTGTGGAGCCGATGCTCGAGGTACTCTGGAGGGCAGATGGGACCCAAAATGATATAAAATACAAGGTTTTGTTCCCCATTACAACACCTCTGATGCCCAGACCTCCCCATGCGGAAGATT ATACCGTTCCAGAGGACGGTTTGTTTAGCGTCAGGTTGGGGAGCTTCCTTCATGATGTGGAGCTGAAGAACATCACCTTCTTTACTGGTGTTCTCACTGTGGAGGAGAGCAATGCCAGAGGCCTCATTGTCCAGGAGCACATCTACACCAATGGCACCAAGGGCTTCTCTTTACAAGTGGCCTTCGATGCCGATGTCGTCCTGAAGACT AATCCTGAACCCTTGGTTACAACCTACTCTCTTCCTTTGACCTTTGGGCTGCTCATCCTGCCTGAGGGAACTTCCTTTGCTCATGAGGTGACACTGCAGGCATCTCTGCAGGATGTTG TGCTGCCTGCACTTACTGGCACCTGTGATCAGAAGCACTTTTACATCAGGGTGAAATATGGCAGTCAAGGCCGTAATTTTGAGACCACGGTTGGAACTCGACAGCTAACCCCTGAACTGGCTAAAGCCTACAAGCTGCAGGAAAACCGCACACACTTGCACCTCAGAGTGCCCTACACTGCCCAAGACTCAAACTTTGAG CTCGTTTCCTCAGTTTCCATCCAAGCCAGACTTGACATCGTGCTCTGGGAACCAAACAATCAGTGGGTGCTTGGTGACCTCTCCCTGGCCTGCAGCTTCCCCTTGATGACGACTA AATGCTATCCCAATGGAACAATAACAGCAGTGGCTGTGAAGCTGGAATCTGTGCCCAGTCTCGTCCCAAGTCAGCTAACTTTGAAGGACCGGTCTTGTAGACCAGTTTTCAGCGACGATCGCTTTGCCCgcttttctttctctgcagATTCATGTGGAACGAGTAGAACG ttctttgACAACTACATGCTTTATCAAAATGAGATCAGCCTGTATCACAAGGTAACCGCAAAAACATCACCTGCTGAACCTGAGTACAG GCAAACCATCTACTGCTACTACATGgtcaacaaaacacaaactgttgcATTCAGTCACAAACCAAGGAGCTATGATCCTAGAGCAGAAATTGGGACAGGGCTGCTAATGGTGCAAATGAGGCTAGCCCGGG ATGCTGCTTATGAGCACTTTTACCAAGCTCAAGATTATCCACTGAAGAAATACCTGAGAGACCCCCTGTTTTTTGAGGTGGTGCTGATGCAGTCAACAGACCCTCAGTTGGAGCTCATCGTGGAGAACTGCTGGGCTACTCGTCAAGAAGACAGGACATCTGTACCCCGCTGGGACATCATTGTGAACAG TTGTGAGAATCGCGATGACACCCATGTGACAGTCTTCCACCCAGTTATGGATAATGTTGCCATGCCATCCCATGTCAAACGCTTCTCTATGAGGATGTTCACCTTCACCAATGACAATGAAGTTCTGAGAGATCAG ATCTATGTGCACTGTGATGCAGTGATTTGTAATACAAATGGCCCACCAGATGGCATCTGCAGAGGCCAGTGTGTGCATCCCACAGGCGCAAAGGGCACTAAATTTCAAGGGCTGAAAGGTGCTAAAAGGG AGCAAAGAAGTACAGAGTCAGCTCACCAatggcagctctcctctggaccCATCCTACTTTCAAATTGa
- the kcns3b gene encoding potassium voltage-gated channel subfamily S member 3b, with protein sequence MGYGQILHRRGDEEDQVHLNVGGVRHELDPDMVLRFPHTRLARLLCCQSEAAILELCDDYSPAEKEYYFDRNPRVFLCVLNFYHTGQIHMMEELCVFSFCQEIEYWGIKELHLSPCCSNWYHERKEYIEDRDWDIGSEDQQEPSFDSSFEELSALDKDLAKFKGAWCAEIRSYVWLRLEDPGHSRASKIIAVASLSVVLTSIVAMCVHSMPEFQRVDDSDRPIEDPVLTRLEEVCIACFSAEFIIRLIVAPSRRKFLGNPLNIIDAASILPFYATLALETADEESAEENEDIENVGKVVQVLRLMRVLRILKLARHSIGLRALGATVRHSYQEVGLLLLFLSVGISIFSALIYFAEKEEEHTDLGTIPSGWWWATITMTTVGYGDTCPVTVAGKIVATVCIICGLLVVALPITIIFNKFSKYYQRNKAMEGQCITKPERQDPELPHYNIRELLTGSVYPFIGSIAFRNSGSSGGDDTDASSLQDIEVYDNDACENGAAK encoded by the coding sequence ATGGGGTATGGGCAAATCCTCCACCGGCGTGGGGATGAGGAGGACCAGGTCCACCTCAATGTGGGAGGGGTACGGCATGAACTGGATCCTGATATGGTGCTCCGCTTTCCTCACACGCGTTTGGCTCGTCTGCTGTGCTGCCAGAGCGAGGCGGCAATCCTGGAGCTGTGTGACGACTACAGCCCGGCTGAGAAGGAGTACTACTTTGACAGGAATCCTCGGGTTTTCCTCTGCGTGCTTAACTTTTACCACACAGGACAAATCcacatgatggaggagctgtgCGTTTTTTCTTTCTGCCAGGAGATTGAGTACTGGGGCATCAAGGAGCTCCACCTCAGCCCCTGCTGCAGCAACTGGTACCACGAGAGGAAGGAGTACATCGAGGACAGAGACTGGGACATCGGGAGCGAAGACCAGCAGGAGCCGAGCTTCGACTCCTCGTTTGAGGAGCTCTCTGCTCTCGATAAAGACCTCGCCAAGTTTAAAGGTGCCTGGTGTGCAGAAATTCGCAGCTACGTGTGGCTCAGACTGGAGGATCCGGGTCACTCGAGAGCCTCGAAGATCATTGCTGTGGCTTCCCTCAGCGTGGTGTTGACCTCCATCGTTGCCATGTGTGTTCACAGCATGCCAGAGTTTCAGCGTGTGGATGACAGTGACAGGCCCATCGAGGACCCCGTGCTCACTAGACTGGAAGAGGTTTGCATCGCCTGCTTCTCCGCAGAGTTTATAATCAGGTTAATCGTCGCGCCCTCCCGACGGAAGTTTCTCGGAAACCCCTTGAACATAATCGACGCCGCTTCGATTTTGCCATTTTATGCCACTTTAGCTCTGGAGACAGCCGACGAGGAGAGCGCCGAGGAGAATGAGGACATAGAAAACGTGGGGAAAGTGGTGCAGGTTCTGCGCCTCATGCGGGTTCTCAGAATCCTCAAACTGGCTCGCCACTCCATCGGACTGCGAGCGCTGGGGGCCACCGTCCGCCACAGCTACCAGGAGGTGGGCCTgctccttctcttcctctcagTGGGAATCTCCATCTTTTCTGCTCTCATCTACTTCGCGGAGAAGGAAGAGGAGCACACAGATTTGGGGACAATACCTTCAGGTTGGTGGTGGGCCACAATCACCATGACCACAGTCGGCTACGGGGACACCTGCCCCGTGACGGTGGCGGGGAAGATTGTGGCCACCGTGTGTATCATCTGTGGCCTGCTAGTGGTGGCTCTTCCCATCACCATCATCTTTAACAAGTTTTCAAAGTACTATCAAAGAAACAAAGCCATGGAGGGACAGTGCATCACCAAGCCCGAAAGACAAGACCCAGAACTCCCTCATTACAACATCAGGGAACTGTTAACAGGAAGCGTGTACCCCTTTATAGGAAGCATCGCCTTTAGGAACAGTGGGAGCAGCGGAGGGGACGATACGGACGCCTCCAGTCTCCAGGACATCGAGGTGTACGATAATGACGCTTGTGAAAATGGAGCAGCCAAATGA
- the LOC116324169 gene encoding uncharacterized protein LOC116324169, giving the protein MGHSLGLGWFILLIAVMNTEAQKRPPLNITAQCLGNVMRVDVGPLGGNLLKITAVMNNTAIPLTPSLASQCGISVKIDLLGNALIYASLQNCFAHNVDDKEFTTALHLRLHGNQMLEDEVYQVVKTCRYTPWAFREIVCDHNYMEVSVKRAAADDYGLPAYSKQQGSPEFAYTRQAAEKHPIDAGYRITTVVFFTPEERIMKATEAHQRGYGVGNTPTRVILRTSRSALATYTQTVAGVPMKVFKTSTIFEKQWLTARVDAVAACPVLDGHSVSFTPTMITWRLPQHIDPLMSSGRVQLLEVYLGINGQRLDPTQMPAKLSADDSYIIVQIPVGADGGYFKSHIQGNRYLLSYTIEPMLELLWTEDGEDTRYKVLFPITTPLLSLNLQVFDNTVPKQRVFKVVLGHFAPDVALMNITFPSEVLTIAQCHARGFNVREQVSPNSSLKVFTLEVPFTDPAVLQSRGMGFIVYSLHLTFGLLVLNEFAPFSHTAYLEATLEDRVPPSVSGGCDYQNFYVLVKHGTSDFNFQAMVGKRLLTPGLAQQYGYTENGTHFNLVVPFAAPDVEFEAITPTSIRTRIDVILKDPDTNVPITDFSMACNFFSPLTECFPNGTITTLAVKLESVPSLNPSELTLHDPTCGPVYSDDRYAYFVFTANSCGTTRKFLPNAMLYENDISVPHDLETKSPSDSEEAEFALKVSCYYDLNTTHAVSFHTRPRRSEPYAENAKGQLQVAMRLSLDDSFSEFYRLEDSPIMNYLQQPLYFEVELMSATNQVSLELENCWATLDEDKMSQPRWDLIINGCPHTDPHHVVFHPVWTDARVQHPSHFKRFEVQMFAFAENEEDLSLQVFVHCDVVICDTRNPLGGICNGQCSDPENRKGKRHISEEPSSKSFVTFGPVIMS; this is encoded by the exons ATGGGTCACTCATTAGGATTGGG GTGGTTCATTCTTTTGATAGCTGTTATGAACACAGAGGCTCAAAAGAGGCCCCCTTTAa ATATCACTGCTCAGTGTCTGGGGAATGTGATGCGTGTGGACGTTGGTCCACTTGGAGGAAATCTTCTGAAAATTACTGCTGTCATGA ATAACACTGCCATTCCTCTTACGCCAAGTTTAGCCTCGCAGTGTGGCATCAGTGTGAAGATTGATCTGCTGGGAAACGCCTTGATTTATGCCTCTCTTCAAAACTGTTTTGCTCACAATGTG gacgATAAAGAATTCACCACTGCTTTGCATCTTCGACTCCATGGAAACCAGATGCTTGAAGACGAGGTGTACCAGGTGGTTAAAACCTGCCGCTACACTCCCTGGGCCTTCAGGGAAATTGTCTGTGACCACAACTACATGGAG GTGTCGGTGAAGAGGGCAGCTGCAGATGATTATGGCCTTCCTGCATATTCCAAGCAACAAGGCAGTCCAGAGTTTGCTTATACTCGACAAGCCGCAGAG AAACACCCGATAGATGCAGGATACAGAATCACAACAGTTGTGTTCTTCACACCTGAGGAGAGGATCATGAAGGCGACTGAGGCCCACCAAAGGGGATACGGGGTAGGAAACACTCCCACCAGGGTGATTCTCCGGACTTCTAGGTCTGCACTGGCAACGTACACCCAGACT GTAGCAGGGGTGCCCATGAAGGTGTTCAAAACTTCGACGATCTTTGAGAAGCAGTGGCTGACTGCTCGAGTTGATGCTGTAGCTGCTTGTCCAGTGCTGGATG GTCATAGTGTTTCCTTCACGCCCACCATGATCACTTGGCGCCTGCCCCAACACATTGACCCCTTAATGTCCTCTGGACGGGTTCAGCTCTTGGAGGTGTACTTGGGAATCAACGGTCAGAGGCTTGATCCTACTCAGATGCCGGCCAAGCTGTCTGCCGACGACTCGTACATCATTGTTCAGATTCCTGTTGGGGCCGACGGTGGATACTTTAAG AGCCATATCCAGGGAAATCGGTATCTCCTCTCCTACACAATCGAACCCATGCTGGAGTTGCTCTGGACTGAAGATGGAGAAGACACAAGATACAAAGTCTTGTTTCCCATCACAACGCCTTTGCTGTCACTGAATCTTCAAGTTTTCGACA ATACTGTTCCAAAGCAGCGAGTGTTTAAGGTGGTGCTTGGGCATTTTGCTCCTGACGTGGCGCTGATGAACATCACCTTCCCCTCTGAGGTTTTGACTATAGCACAGTGCCATGCCAGAGGCTTTAACGTCAGAGAGCAAGTGTCCCCTAACAGCAGCTTGAAGGTCTTTACACTTGAAGTGCCCTTCACAGACCCTGCCGTGCTACAATCG AGGGGAATGGGATTTATAGTCTACTCTCTTCACCTGACCTTTGGTTTGCTGGTGCTGAATGAGTTTGCTCCATTTTCTCACACTGCTTATCTGGAAGCCACACTGGAAGACAGGG TTCCTCCTTCGGTCTCTGGAGGCTGTGATTACCAGAACTTTTATGTCCTTGTGAAACATGGAACCTCAGACTTCAACTTTCAGGCCATGGTGGGAAAACGACTGCTGACGccaggtttggctcagcagtaTGGCTACACGGAGAATGGAACTCACTTCAATCTTGTAGTGCCGTTTGCAGCCCCTGATGTTGAGTTTGAG GCTATTACACCAACTTCCATTAGGACCAGAATTGATGTGATCCTGAAGGATCCAGACACTAACGTGCCCATCACGGACTTCTCGATGGCTTGCAATTTCTTCTCACCGCTCACTG aGTGTTTCCCTAATGGTACCATAACTACTCTGGCTGTGAAACTGGAGTCTGTTCCCAGCCTGAACCCCAGTGAGCTCACGCTGCACGACCCCACCTGCGGTCCAGTCTACAGTGACGACCGCTACGCTTACTTTGTCTTCACTGCTAACTCCTGTGGGACTACCAGAAAG TTTTTGCCCAATGCAATGCTCTACGAAAATGACATCTCTGTGCCACATGACCTTGAAACAAAAAGTCCATCAGACTCTGAGGAAGCAGAGTTTGC GCTAAAGGTTTCATGTTACTACGACCTCAACACAACCCACGCTGTGTCCTTCCACACCAGACCTCGCAGGAGTGAACCATATGCTGAAAATGCAAAAGGCCAGCTGCAAGTGGCAATGAGACTTTCTTTGG ACGACTCCTTCAGCGAGTTTTACAGACTCGAGGACTCTCCCATCATGAACTATCTCCAGCAGCCGCTGTATTTTGAGGTGGAGCTCATGAGTGCAACAAATCAAGTATCACTGGAGCTGGAGAACTGCTGGGCGACATTGGATGAGGACAAGATGTCCCAACCAAGATGGGATCTGATCATAAACGG CTGTccacacacagacccacaccATGTGGTCTTCCATCCAGTGTGGACTGATGCCAGGGTTCAGCATCCCTCTCACTTCAAGCGCTTTGAGGTCCAGATGTTTGCCTTTGCTGAAAATGAAGAGGATCTAAGTCTTCAG GTCTTCGTCCACTGTGATGTTGTGATCTGTGATACCAGAAATCCATTAGGTGGCATTTGTAATGGGCAATGTTCAGACCCAGAGAACAGAAAAG GTAAAAGACATATCTCAGAGGAACCAAGTTCAAAATCATTTGTGACATTTGGACCAGTAATTATGAGTTGA